In the Verrucomicrobiota bacterium genome, one interval contains:
- a CDS encoding type II toxin-antitoxin system Phd/YefM family antitoxin — protein MKASIVDLRYKTKQVMQAIDRRESVEIYYRGKQKALMIPLENKVSKQVKISIKNHPYCSMDKDIHPIDQVMDSLRGGRYHDL, from the coding sequence ATGAAAGCATCCATCGTAGATCTCCGATATAAAACCAAACAAGTCATGCAAGCCATTGACCGGAGGGAGTCTGTTGAAATTTATTACCGAGGCAAGCAAAAAGCCCTGATGATCCCATTAGAAAATAAAGTTTCAAAACAGGTGAAAATAAGCATTAAAAACCATCCCTATTGCTCCATGGACAAAGATATACACCCTATCGATCAGGTTATGGACAGCTTAAGAGGAGGGAGATATCATGATCTTTGA
- the aroF gene encoding 3-deoxy-7-phosphoheptulonate synthase: MIIVFKPHTPKAHIDAVTDEVRKLGYEPRLITGVEQSICACIGDERKQHTLEALTVFPGVDQVMRVQKRYKLVSREGHPADTQIPVDGGKNVIGGKKFQVMAGPCSVESEEQIVSTAKAVKALGATILRGGAYKPRTSPYEFQGLKEDGLKLLALAKKETGLSIITEVLAEKDVDLVAQYTDIFQIGARNAQNFALLVAAARTGKPIMLKRGLSMRIEEWLLAAEYILNEGNPHVMLCERGIRTFETYTRNTLDLSAVAIAKRETHLPVIIDPSQGCGRSDLVIALCKGAVAMGADGLLIEVHPNPAEAMSDGAQQVTPDIFGTLMQEIKPLINAVGRSL, from the coding sequence ATGATTATTGTTTTTAAGCCCCATACTCCGAAAGCCCACATTGATGCCGTGACCGATGAGGTCCGTAAACTGGGATACGAACCCCGGTTAATTACAGGGGTGGAACAGTCCATTTGCGCCTGTATCGGGGATGAAAGGAAACAACATACTCTGGAGGCCCTCACCGTATTTCCGGGAGTGGACCAGGTCATGCGTGTGCAGAAACGTTATAAACTTGTCAGCCGAGAAGGGCATCCGGCTGATACGCAGATCCCTGTGGATGGCGGGAAAAATGTGATTGGCGGAAAAAAATTCCAAGTGATGGCGGGGCCTTGTTCCGTCGAGAGTGAAGAGCAAATTGTTTCGACAGCCAAAGCGGTGAAAGCCCTCGGGGCGACGATTCTGAGGGGGGGAGCCTATAAACCGCGCACTTCTCCCTATGAATTCCAAGGGCTCAAGGAAGACGGGTTAAAGCTTTTGGCCTTGGCCAAGAAAGAAACCGGGCTGTCTATCATTACTGAGGTCTTAGCCGAAAAAGATGTCGATCTCGTGGCGCAGTACACCGATATTTTCCAGATCGGCGCACGGAATGCCCAGAATTTCGCCCTACTCGTCGCCGCCGCAAGAACAGGTAAACCGATCATGCTCAAACGCGGGTTATCCATGAGGATCGAGGAATGGCTTTTGGCAGCGGAATATATTTTGAATGAGGGCAATCCCCATGTCATGCTCTGTGAACGCGGCATACGGACATTCGAGACCTATACCCGCAATACCCTCGATTTATCCGCTGTGGCGATCGCCAAACGGGAAACTCATCTGCCTGTGATTATCGATCCGAGCCAAGGCTGTGGCCGGTCTGACTTGGTCATTGCCCTTTGTAAAGGGGCTGTGGCTATGGGAGCCGATGGCCTGCTTATCGAGGTCCATCCAAATCCCGCGGAAGCCATGAGCGACGGGGCACAGCAAGTCACCCCCGATATCTTCGGTACCCTCATGCAGGAAATCAAACCCCTCATCAATGCGGTCGGTCGGAGTTTATAG